From Vicinamibacteria bacterium, the proteins below share one genomic window:
- a CDS encoding nuclear transport factor 2 family protein: protein MRRDFSRAVFGAGWQSASPPLTPNVCPPFATADVLAARERVWQAWFANDHSLLRHLISDDVLAINAGEETWQDCAAVLQSASNFARSGRTLVRLMFPRTEVQRFGDVAILYSAYDLEIESTKGHEKSTGRATEVFVYRDGRWVHPGWHMDSGR from the coding sequence ATGCGGCGTGATTTCTCGCGGGCCGTCTTTGGCGCAGGGTGGCAGTCGGCCTCTCCCCCTCTCACTCCGAACGTCTGTCCCCCTTTCGCGACAGCCGACGTCTTGGCGGCGCGCGAGCGGGTGTGGCAGGCCTGGTTCGCGAACGATCATTCTCTCTTGCGGCACCTAATCTCCGACGACGTCCTCGCGATCAACGCCGGAGAAGAGACTTGGCAGGACTGCGCCGCGGTCCTTCAGTCCGCGAGTAACTTCGCAAGGAGCGGCCGCACGCTTGTCCGCTTGATGTTCCCTCGGACAGAGGTCCAACGGTTCGGCGACGTCGCCATCCTCTATTCCGCCTACGACCTCGAGATCGAGTCGACGAAGGGCCATGAGAAATCGACCGGGCGCGCTACCGAGGTCTTCGTTTACCGCGACGGCCGCTGGGTGCATCCCGGGTGGCACATGGACTCCGGCCGATGA
- a CDS encoding DUF4440 domain-containing protein, giving the protein MSRMCTRSGARHGSSVWRGPGGYMRLCGMVVGSALLLPLTVSANDRVADPKGDIQAVLDRQIGAWNRGDVEGFMAGYWQSPDLVYVANNKIVRGWQSLLDYYHQAFNAPGGKEMGVLELAEVEIVVLGNDAALVWGRYRVTTKDGKTRGGLYTLIMRKLPEGWLTVHDRTSSEPQ; this is encoded by the coding sequence ATGTCTCGCATGTGTACCAGGAGCGGTGCAAGACATGGGTCTAGCGTTTGGCGCGGCCCCGGAGGCTATATGAGACTATGCGGCATGGTCGTTGGCTCTGCTCTTCTGTTACCCCTAACCGTTAGTGCAAACGATCGCGTAGCCGATCCCAAAGGAGACATCCAGGCTGTGCTGGATAGGCAGATCGGCGCTTGGAATCGCGGCGACGTCGAGGGTTTCATGGCCGGCTACTGGCAATCGCCCGATCTTGTTTACGTGGCAAACAACAAGATTGTGCGGGGTTGGCAATCTCTCCTCGACTACTACCACCAGGCCTTCAATGCCCCCGGAGGGAAAGAAATGGGCGTTTTAGAGTTAGCGGAGGTGGAGATCGTTGTGCTGGGCAACGATGCAGCCTTGGTTTGGGGGAGGTATCGGGTCACCACCAAAGATGGCAAGACCCGGGGCGGCCTCTACACGCTCATAATGCGCAAGCTCCCGGAAGGGTGGCTCACCGTGCACGACCGCACGTCCTCGGAACCCCAATAG
- a CDS encoding LysR family transcriptional regulator — MSKMNPLHSVARLTRDDLDLALAITEEGTVSRAAMRLHLSQSALSHRLRALEERVGAALFRRTSRRMVGTAVGERLVERARTICAEFQSSEEALAGLIHNRKKIIRLATECYTSFHWLPALVRRMARVLRDVELRIVIEATRRSKIALASGETDAVILQSAGEDHRFTYWALFRDELVLVVGSQHQLAKRRSVQPRDLAQEKLLLHQIPNGRQPAVDGFLLPAKVQPKEVVEVQLTEAIVEMVRAGMGVTVLARWLAEPYVGGGALATVRLGTQGLWRDWRLATLREHALLPTIGQLSKVLSSLLRARISSRSRIVQR; from the coding sequence ATGAGTAAAATGAACCCGCTGCATAGCGTCGCGCGGCTCACACGCGACGACTTGGATCTCGCGCTGGCCATCACCGAGGAAGGGACGGTGTCGCGGGCAGCGATGCGACTCCATCTATCGCAGTCTGCTTTGAGCCACCGCTTGCGCGCACTCGAAGAGCGGGTCGGCGCAGCCCTGTTTCGCCGCACCTCGCGGCGCATGGTGGGGACCGCGGTGGGTGAGAGGCTCGTGGAACGCGCTCGGACCATTTGCGCTGAGTTCCAGTCTTCTGAAGAGGCGCTGGCGGGATTGATCCACAACCGGAAGAAGATCATAAGGCTGGCGACCGAGTGTTATACGAGCTTCCACTGGCTCCCGGCCCTGGTCCGCAGGATGGCACGGGTATTGCGAGACGTGGAGTTGCGCATCGTCATCGAGGCGACAAGGAGATCGAAGATCGCGTTGGCGTCCGGCGAAACCGACGCCGTCATTCTGCAGTCGGCGGGAGAAGACCACCGGTTCACGTACTGGGCGCTATTTCGCGATGAGCTGGTGCTGGTGGTCGGCTCCCAGCATCAGCTAGCAAAACGGCGATCTGTCCAACCCCGCGACCTGGCCCAAGAGAAGCTGCTCTTGCATCAGATTCCTAACGGGCGGCAGCCCGCAGTCGATGGATTCTTGCTGCCTGCGAAAGTACAGCCGAAGGAGGTCGTGGAAGTTCAGCTTACGGAAGCGATTGTCGAGATGGTACGCGCCGGAATGGGTGTCACGGTGTTGGCGCGCTGGTTGGCCGAGCCCTATGTTGGCGGCGGGGCACTCGCGACGGTGCGCCTCGGGACGCAAGGGCTGTGGCGCGACTGGAGGCTGGCGACGCTGCGCGAACACGCGCTCCTGCCAACAATCGGACAGCTATCCAAGGTGTTGTCTTCTCTCCTGCGAGCCCGCATCTCATCGAGATCGCGCATTGTGCAACGATAG